gccagtcatctttgagcaagggggttactcgtagcgatgaaacgagtctctcgtaagcgtacgagtaatgtcggtccaagccgcttcaatccaacaataccgcggaatcaagaaaagactaaggagggcagcaaaacgcacatcaccgcccacaaaaacttttgtgttctactcgagaagaaatctacgcatgaacctagctcatgatgccactgttggggaacgccgcatgggaaaccaaaattttcctacgcgcacgaagacctatcatggtgatgtccatctacgagaggggatgagtgatctacgtacccttgtagatcgtacagcagaagcgttagtgaacgcggttgatgtagtggaacgtcctcacgtccctcgatccgccccgcgaacaatcccgcgatcagtcccacgatctagtactgaacggacggcacctccacgtttagcacacgtacagctcgacgatgatctcggccttcttgatccagcaagagagacagagaggtagaagagttctccggcagcgtgacggcgctccggaggttggtgatgaccttgtctcagcagggcttcgcccgagctccgcagaaacgcgatctagaggaaaaaccgtggaggtatgtggtcgggctgccgtggaaaagtcgtctcaaatcagccctaaaacctccgtatatatagctgggagggaggggaccttgccttggggctcaaggagccccaagggggtcggccgagccaaggggggaaggctcccccccccccaaaccgagttggacttggtttggtgggtgggagtccttccttcccttcccacctcctctttttttttctctttgattttctttcctaggcgcatagggccatttttgggctgtcccaccagcccactaagggctggtgtgccaccctcaaggcctatgggcttccccggggtgggttcccccccccccccccggtgaactcccggaacccattcgtcattcccggtacattcccggtaactccgaaaaccttccggtaatcaaatgaggtcatcctatatatcaatcttcgttttcggaccattccggaaaccctcgtgacgtccgtgatctcatccgggactccgaacaacattcggtaaccaaccatataactcaaatacgcataaaacaacgtcgaaccttaagtgtgcagaccctgcgggttcgagaactatgtagacatgactcgagagactcctcggtcaatatccaatagcgggacctggatgcccatattggatcctacatattctacgaagatcttatcgtttgaacctcagtgccaaggattcatataatcccgtatgtcattccctttgtccttcggtatgttacttgcccgagattcgatcgttagtatccgcatacctatttcaatctcgtttaccggcaagtctctttactcgttccgtaatacaagatcccgtaacttgcactaagctacattgcttgcaaggcttgtgtgtgatgttgtattaccgagtgggccccgagatacctctccgtcacacggagtgacaaatcccagtcttgatccatactaactcaactaacaccttcggagatacctgtagagcatctttatagtcacccagttacgttgcgacgtttgatacacacaaagcattcctccggtgtcagtgagttatatgatctcatggtcataggaataaatacttgacacgcagaaaacagtagcaacacaatgacacgatcaacatgctacgtctattagtttgggtctagtccatcacgtgattcttctaatgacgtgatccagttatcaagcaacaacaccttgttcataatcagaagacactgactatctttgatcaactggctagccaactagaggcttgctagggacggtgttttgtctatgtatccacacatgtaaatgagtcttcattcaatacaattatagcatggataataaacgattatcttgatacaggaattataataataactatatttattattgcctctagggcataattccaacatataagtcatggagaagttagaataaagtaacttatgaaataataaaatacgaatcaatttataacagtacttaaagtatttgatatgtttattatactaatggactCATGAAGTTTCTGTTGGGTTTTGTGtgctgaaattttcaagttttggttgttatcacgatggatgacggaataaggagcggcaagagcctaTAAGCTTGGGTATGCATAAGGCACCCcagggtaatattctaggaagactcaagcttctaagcttggggatgcctcggaaggcatcccctcttttcatctcaatcaaccggtatgtcacttggagctatatttttattcaaaacatgatatgagttttgcttcgaGCGTCATTTACTttagtttgtttttttgttttagttttccacgcTCATTGTTCTCTGAATACACCCACTTGAGATAGACACGATCACCTTGATTTATTTAGATACcctatgtgcttcatttatatcttttgagcttagcagttgctctagtactttatTTATATCTTGTAGAGCATGGTCACGTATAGATTTTGTGATTTGCTTACACCGAACACAGTTATAGCAAATGACATACAGAGTCAGGGACATCCGGTAAGTAGCATGATATAATGAACATTTTTCTGTTTTTGGCTCCTGATCCCATTAAGCCCACAAGTGAGAAACCGCTGTTttgaaataatgtttttcttttttcttaggGGGGGTGTTTTTTTTACCCTTTTTGTATTCTATGCATCAACTAAATGCACCATCAGAGTAGATGTGAGGCTGTAAAGTTAAATCTGAATTTGGAGAATTTGTGTTCTAGCGCCATTGAATATCAGGTTGGTGCGCGTTCATTCAGGGTCAAAGATCGAATATTAGAATTCATGAACATCTTTCCGACAAATACAAATCAAGTTCTGTGTAGATGTGATGCTGCTTTGCCAGCTTTGATGATTACTAAAGATTTGAAAAAGGATTATTGTAGTATGAGCATGTTCTCCTGTTATCTTTCTTGAGGTGTTATCACAACAACTTTTTTTATGAATTATTGTGGTGTGAACTTAACAAATATGTGTTGTTAGAGATGTGCATATTGCTGAAGTAGATGTTGCATATGAGCATCATACTGCAATGAAAGCCAGCACCGCTAGAATGAATGATAGGTACGATTTTAGAAAAAGCAATATCTGATTTTTTTATTCATATTCTCATTAGTGATTTTAACGCTAATAACTCAGAATCAATGATAGGTTTAGATAGGGTTCGCTTAGACCTTTGACTATTTTTTATGCTGATATTTGGCTCACATCAAAAAATAATTTGTATTGATACCTCATATGTGTTAATACAGGGACACACTATATTCAAAGGTATGCTGGGAGCTATAATATGATGTAGATGTCAAACGCTCAATAATTAATATAAAATGTTCTATTTATCAATCTTTGCTCAATCCATATCTTTGCACTTCTTTTATATCGCATACAAGATTACGCACAGGCGATTTATACTTCTTATAATTGTTGAAGTACTTAGTTTCTGTTCTGGAATAACTTTTAAAACGTGTTGCTAATATTTTTGTGAGGTGTGCAAGCTCTTTGATGATGATATGAGCAGGGGTAGTTTAAATGTTTGGTTGTTTTGTCTATTTTGAACATGGCATATTTAGGTGTATGCACGTGCTCCTAAAATTATTGTCATGGTTCTGGAATGTGCAGGGGTGCACAATTCCCCCCTTGCTGATTTTCACTGTTGGAACTGTATGGATGGTTCTCTATAAACTATTGTATTTACTGGAAAAGTTGCTTGATGTGACAAGAATGAAGCAAGACTAAATAAGAAGAATTAGAAATACACAAGAATGAAGCAAGACTAAATAAGAAGAATTAGAAATAcagaaacaacaaaaaacaagcctCCAATGAAACAAATCAATGCGCCTTTTTCTATGCTCTGATTTCCGAGGCCTGATTTAGTTTGGATACCCTTTTAAATTAAATTTCTATTTAAAAAATTGGGGTTTATCAAATTTTTAATGACTCGGAGGTTCAATCCAATccatattttctttcttttttccttcgGATACTAAAAATGGTTCCAGTGGACCAGAAATAGATTTGGAAAGATTGTGAACCAGCCTGTGGTTGAATGATGAGAGGGACTGTGATATCCCCAGCCCATCAGGATTCAAATCCTGGTGCTCGCATTTATTCATgaatttattttaggattttcggCGATGTGCATTCAGTGGGAGGAGATGTTCTCGTCGATGACGAGGTGCCTACGATGACTTCGTAAATTTTAAGATGGTATATCGGCTCAGTCTTTCGGAGGTGCTCATAGGGATAGGGTGTGCATGTGTGCGTTCATAGGGATGAGTGTCTGCGTGTGTATATGAACGCTTGCGTTCGTACtgtgtttttttttttgaaagattaaTCAATCAATCATACCCTACAACCTTGTAAATACTTTTATATTTTTTGCTTCCTTATTGCTTATGCTTTTTAGTTACTTTACTTATCTGCAATAGAGCTTAAAACTAATAATTTATTGGTTGATTGTATCCTCAACCAGTTCTTTTTTTGACACAAGGGAGCAAGgatcctaaaaaaaaatgtgCCTCCAATTTCATGACAATTTACCAATCCATCGAGGACCAGGACGTGCACCCAACAATTTCAACATTGTTTACAAACCACCAAAAACAAGATGATAAGAAGTAGCTTCGTCTCTCTATCACTCAATCACAGAGACAAACCCAACCGAAGGATCAACATCTCAGGTCTAAAAAAGAACAAGAGTTTCACAATTCTGCATTCAAtaccaactactccctccgttcttaaatataagtcttttaagatatttcactaaacatctacatacgaagcaaaatgggtGAATatacattctaaagtatgtctatataaatccgtatatagtccactagtgaaacctgtaaaaagaattatatttcggaacggatggagtatattGCTACATGTTGTAGACCACCTATGCATGTATCAAatagattttttttatatataaacTACTTTGCCACCAACCAAGTCTTAGGATGACTTAccaaatatttcaaaaaagtgaATAGCTAACTGATCCATGTGACGCGACGTGTCGCCCCACACTACCCGCTAGTAGGTCCTACGTCCTTTTATAGcctatatactactccctccgtttttaaatataagtcttttaagatatttcactagaagtttacatacggaacaaaatgagtgaatctatactctaaagtatgtctatatacatccgtatgtagtccactaatgaaacttttttaaagacttatatttaggtacggagggagtaaaaaTACAAATATTTCGGTATAAAGGGAGTATTTCACATGAAATTTGCAGTAGTATGAAAAAGGTTGAGGGCCTTCAACATCACACTGACTCACCTCAGTGCATCCGAACAAACAACGACAGGCCGACAGCAGACGCACGCAGCCAGGCCGCGGGCGCAGCGCACGCCGCTGTCCCCCTTCCAACATTTTTCTCAAACCCccaccccccgccgccgccgccgccgccggcaatGGAGGGCTTCCACAACCTGCTCGCGCGCCCCAACTCCGCGCCGCTCGCCTTCTCCCTCCCGcgccggcgccgccggccgccgccgccgccgcccgccgacGCCCTCGCCTGCCGCGCCGCGAGCCGCTGGGCCGACCGCCTCTTCGCCGActtccacctcctccccgccgccgcgcccgagccgccggccgcggcccccgccggcgtctccgcgtCCCCCTTCGTCCCGCTCTTCCCCGACGCCGCCGACCGCTCCTTTCCCCTCCAGGTCGACCTCTACAAGGTTAGCCCCCTACATCGCTTCACGGGCATCTCGCGTGATCTAACTGAACCCAGGCTGGTAACATCCATCCGTCAGACGAAAATGCATCATTCCTGAAATGCGATGATAATTTGTCGTAGAAAGGTTTTATCATCCAGCATTGTGCCTAGAATTTCCATATTTAAGGACTTCTGTCTAGGTTATCCTCTCACAGTCCCACGAAAACATGACCCCCTTTGACCCGATAAGTAAACCAGGGATGGATTTTCTGTAACATATGACTAGTCTGGGGAAACGATCGATTCGCTTGCTCTGCTCAGGTTCTCGGCGCGGAGCCGCATTTCCTCGGCGACGGCGTCAGGCGGGCATTCGAGGCGCGGACGGCCAAGCCACCGCAGTACGGCTACAGCACGGATGCCCTTGTTGGCCGTCGGCAAATGCTGCAGATTGCACATGATACACTCACAAACCAGAGCTCCCGCACCGAGTATGACCGCGCGCTCTCTGAGGACCGTGACGCCGCGCTCACGTTGGATGTTGCTTGGGATAAGGTGAGGCTGCAGGGGCAGTAAACTATGGACTTGGATCTTGTACGATTTCAGATAGCACTGGCATGTACTTGTTGTCTCTGCTTAAATTGGATGCCTTGCCAAGCAGGTTCCGGGTGTGCTGTGTACCCTTCAGGAGGCTGGGGAGGCACAGGCAGTGCTCGCAATTGGAGAGCACTTGCTGGAGGACCGCCCGCCCAAGCGGTTCAAGCAGGATGTGGTGCTGACAATGGCTCTTGCTTATGTGGACATATCAAGGGACGCAATGGCGGCTAGCCCTCCAGATGTAATCTGCTGCTGTGAGGTGCTTGAAAGGGCTCTCAAGCTCTTGCAGGTTAGTTGTTTCCACCGTCAAAAAATTGTGTGGCAGATTTAACTTGTGTATGGTGGCTTTACACAAACATCTATTTATTAATCCCAGTACTATATGTTGACTTAAGTCAAaatatatttttcttcttttactgCTGTATACACTATGTAGTCTATATTGATTTAATTGGTGTTAATGCTGAGCATTAATTCTGTTTTTCTTTGGCTATAACCTATAAGTAAGTCCCCTTAGGGTAAAGATAAGATGCAGCATGTTTTCCTATAGTATTTCTGTATGTGATTTCAATTAGTTAGGATTTATCGAGCTTCTGCTTCGATATCTTCCAGAAGAGCAGGGACAGATCCCACTACCTCCTTTCGGATTTAGTTAGGTCCACGAGTTAACCACCATAACATGAGTTTTATAtcacaaaaattatatcattagaaacttcaaATGTTCAGTATTTTCTAATGGTATAATTTTGTGATATATAATGTGTATTGCGTTGGTAAAATAGATGACCTAGATATACGTGCAGGACCTATAAACCAGAAAGGAGGGAGTACTAAATAAGTTTGTATAAGTAGTATAATAAAATGTACAAGTCTAACTATACAATAAACCTATAAAAAGGAGGCTAAAAAACAAAGTTATTTGTATTTTATATTTTCACTGGGACGATACTGGAATTGGATAGATATAGATAAGTATGTGAAGACCAGCATGAAATGCATGTGCTGTATGTTGCTAAGAAAGATCTTCTGGAAGCACTATTAAGATATATGTTATCCTTTAGGAGGATGGGGCAATCAATCTTGCACCTGATCTGCTTTCACAAATTGATGAAACTCTGGAGGAGATCACCCCTCGTTGTGTTTTAGAGTTTCTTGCCCTTCCTCTTGACGAGAAGCACCAGAGTAAACGCCAAGAAGGTCTTCGTGGTGTGAGAAACATTTTGTGGAGTGTTGGTAGAGGAGGTATTGCTACTGTTGGTGGAGGATTTTCACGGGAAGCCTACATGAATGAGGCCTTTTTGCAGATGACATCAGCTGAGCAGGTTTGTAACTATCACCAGTTTTTATGAGGCAGTAGCCTTTTCATGTTTCTGTAGCACATGTTTCGAGTATGTGTTGATTCATTTGTATTACAAATCACAGATGGATTTCTTTTCAAAAACGCCGAATAGCATACCACCTGAATGGTTTGAAATCTATAGCGTGGCACTCGCAAATGTTGCTCAAGCAATTGTAAGTAAAAGGCCAGAGCTCATCATGGTGGCAGATGATCTTTTCGAACAACTCCAGAAGTTCAATATCGGTTCTCAATATGCTTATGGTAACGAGATGGATCTTGCGTTGGAAAGGGCACTTTGCTCATTGCTTGTGGGAGACATTAGCAACTGCAGAACTTGGCTTGCGATTGATAATGAatcttcaccacatagagacccgaAAATTGTAGAGTTTATTGTGAACAACTCTAGCATTGACCACCAGGAGAATGATCTTCTTCCAGGCCTGTGTAAgcttttggagacttggcttgtctCAGAGGTTTTCCCTAGGAGCAGAGATACTCGAGGCATGCAGTTTACACTTGGAGACTACTACGATGATCCAAAAGTTTTAAGCTACCTAGAAATGATGGAAGGTGGTGGTGCTTCTCAtttggctgctgctgctgctatagcAAAACTTGGTGCTCAAGCTACTGCTGCGCTTGGTACCGTGAAATCAAGTGCTATTCAAGCATTCAACAAGATTTTTCCATTGATAGAACAGCTAGATCGATCAGCCATGGAGAATCCTAATGATGGCCTTGAGGAATCTGTCAATAAATTTGACCAGAAAAACATTATGGGATTTGATATCCTTGATTCCAAAAACGCTTTCCTGAAGATTGTCTCTGCCAGTGCATTATTTGCTCTGTTGACGGTAATAGGCATGAAGTACTTGCCCCGTAAGAAGGCGCTCCTCCCTGCTATCAGAAGCGAGCATGAGTCCGTGGCAGTTGCTAATGTTGTTGACTCAGTTGATGGTAAGTAGACTCACTCATGAGATGCACTACTGGGCTTGCATGTCTAACCTTTTCAGGGAAACTGTGTGACAAATCTTTGATCCATATATAAATTTGTTTCTGTATATGCATCACCTGATAAAAACCGTTACATGTTCATTTGTTGAAGATGACGAACCAGATGAGCCCATACAGATTCCTAAAATGGATGCGAAGCTGGCAGAAGATATTGTTCGCAAGTGGCAGAGCATCAAATCCAAGGCCTTGGGATCAGATCATTCTGTTGCATCATTGCAAGAGGTGAGGTTCTAAAGTTTGGCCGCTGCTGCTGGTCCTGTACTTCCACTCACAAGATACCTTATGCAGTCGGAGATACTTCAGATAGTCATATAGGTTACACCGTTCATACATATGCTTGCATGATGGTAGCCCTGCTTGTCTAGCTTGTTGTCACAACATAATTTCTTGGGAGTTCTTTTCACTGCCAACTTATCGCCCTTACGACGGTAACTGAAAACTGGTATTTCCATGACCCCCACAGGTTCTTGATGGCAACATGCTGAAGGTATGGACGGACCGAGCAGCAGAGATCGAGCGCAAAGGCTGGTTCTGGGACTACACGCTGTCCAACGTGGCGATCGACAGCATCACCGTCTCCCTGGACGGACGGCGGGCGACCGTGGAGGCGACAATTGAGGAGGCGGGTCAGCTCACCGACGCAACCGACCCCAGGAACGATGATTTGTACGACACTAAGTACACCACCCGGTACGAGATGGCCTTCACCGGACCAGGAGGGTGGAAGATAACCGAAGGCGCAGTCCTCAAGTCGTCATAGGGCGTTCAGCGTGCAGTAAACCTTGTTGATTGATTCCTCCCGTGTTTTTCTGGTGTGTAAATAAGCAGTCTAGTCTAGGCTCTTGTCAGTTTGGAAGACGGAGATAGTTTGGTTAGTCAGTTAGTCAGCGATGAGCTTTGTTTTTCCGTGTGTTCTATTCGGATTATTGCTAGGCTAGAAGAGATCCTTGGGTTGGTGATAAGAGAAACTTAGTGCTGGATTTGCAGGTGAAGCCATCCTTTTGATCCTCTTTTACAAAATCCCTACACAAAAAAGTATACCCTTCATAAATAGTTGATGCGGCCACTATTACGAGCTGTTCGGCGTTACTCCAGCTCCGTGAAATATGAGAAACTGGGAAGCATCCTTTTCCCCGCTCCATGATTTTTAACTGATGCTCCACCAATTCCAGGAGTGGGGTTGTGGAGCGGAGGGCCTCTGAACAGACCCTTAAAGTGGTAGGTATTCAAGGATCATCTTATATATTTATTTTGGTGCCACCATCCACTCTCCAGATGTATCCACGCTTCAAAGTTTGGATGCCAACCCAACTACTTTGAGAATATCAGGTGCTCCCACACCTCACATGCTCGCGTGATACATGAGCTCCTGGGTTGTTGGATCATGGACCGAACTGTTTGTGTGAAAGCCTCTGGATCTACGCAAAATTGTGAGACTCCTTGTTTTGCAGGTTTGTGTGAGCTCTCTCTGGCACGTTGGATCCATGATCCAACGGTCCAGGAGCTCTGCTATCATGGGGGCATGTGAGGTGTGGGAGTACCTCTCCCGCATTAAGAATGTCACAATTGAGAAAGTATTTTGCTCTGAGCACCATAGCACATAAAGAATCAGGTTCACAAAAGAGTCACCACACCTGTCTAGATAACAGGGCAAGGTCAAAGCATTGTATGCCCCTAAATCTCATATCTCCACGATTATTTTGTATACACATTTTTCACCGCGCAAAGCAGTGCATATACTTCTGGTGGCCATCATCTCCCTACCAATACCGGGTCATTGCTTTGTGTGATCCCCATACATACTTGAGCAAATAGCTTGAATACAGAGAATGTATAAGAAGGAATGGCATGATTTGCTGACTTTAACAGTGTTACTTTTTCGAGAACGGGCGTTTGGAGGCCAAGCTCCATGAAGCtcgaaatttttgaaaaaaaatcaaatttcaAACTTTTCTGTTTCAAAAAGATCTAAAAAAATATGCAAGTAAAGAAGTTATCACAAGTTAAATAACAAGCTAGGAAGGTATCGTAAGTTATCAACACTAACTACTCTCTCCTAGGTATAAAAGCATAAGAAAATGAACTCCTGCATCTCGCCACTGAAGAATACAGATCAACCTATCTTCAACTTATGGGATGCGCAAGTATTCGTCTCTTGAttttcatgatttcttcattttgACGTTACATGTATTTACCAGGGGTAACTCATCATGATTGGCCATAAGCTAATCATATGCAAACCACCTTTGATAAATATCACTTTAGGCACGGTCTCTGGCGGGAGTACCCGTTGAGGAACATAAATAATAAGAACATAGTTAGCAAACTAGTTTTGCTTAAGAAGAATGTATGAAAAAGATGTACCAGTAACACAATAGTAAAAATATTCTTATAAAGTAGTTTGAAGTGATGTTCGAATGGTTCAActtgtgcactagtggcacatatccaTGATAACTATTGCCAATCAAGTAATTGTTCTTATAATcctcaacatcatgaataaatgataTCAAatgatttttcttcaatcaagtaAGTCCGGAGTGATAATTGTAGTAGGTCCGATCTACCATCCGTTGTGTAGTTTTTGGAGTAGAGAAATAGGCTAATAATGAAAAATAAACAAGTTTAGTCGGCATGTGTACCAAATTATTTTCAGTAATCAATATAAATTACCAAATAATTTGTTGAGAAACTCACCTTGAGGTAGAACTAGAATCAAGTGATCCGCATGCACCCAAATTTCGATATTATTATCACGATCTTCGTCATGACCTAGATCGAAGGTAATGTTCATGTCCTCTTCAAACCCATACGCCTTGCAAAATGCTCTCCAAGAAGAACAACCAAAACATATGTGATCTACTCCATTTTTTATATGAACAACAAAGTGTAATTGTTCGTCTTTAGGTGAGCTATCTTAGTCTCCGTACTCTCCCTCTCTTTGAAATGAAACTTGTCCAAGACATGAAGTCTTGCATGACATGGAATATACTAGTCGAATtatacaaaataaaattacatgTTAATTAAAGAAAAAAAGCACACGTCATGTTTCATCATTAAAAGAACACATGTCGTCTTTACATACCATAATCATTTCAAAGTTCTCCTTTAGCTTGACGATGAAGGACGTAGCGTTGTCTAGGTGAGGATACCGTAATCATTTCAAAGTCCTCCTTTAGCTTGACGGTGAAGGACGTACCGTTGTCTAGGTGAGGATAACAGTCACATATACTCCTGTAAGCGGTACACATATAACACTCACGGATCCCTCGTCGTCAGACATTTTCTGTGTTCATGATTCAAAGATTAAAAATTATAAGTCACACGAGGCAGCTGGGACAGATTGAAAGTCAACCAAAATCATAATTCAATTAACATTACTTTTATGTAGTAGTGACATAAAAAATGgcatatgttttgccggaatatcATCTAATTCCCGTTTCGGCAAATCATGGACgcttcatatttcttcttttatagTAAAAGTCATGCT
This genomic stretch from Hordeum vulgare subsp. vulgare chromosome 6H, MorexV3_pseudomolecules_assembly, whole genome shotgun sequence harbors:
- the LOC123401567 gene encoding protein ACCUMULATION AND REPLICATION OF CHLOROPLASTS 6, chloroplastic, producing the protein MKKVEGLQHHTDSPQCIRTNNDRPTADARSQAAGAAHAAVPLPTFFSNPHPPPPPPPPAMEGFHNLLARPNSAPLAFSLPRRRRRPPPPPPADALACRAASRWADRLFADFHLLPAAAPEPPAAAPAGVSASPFVPLFPDAADRSFPLQVDLYKVLGAEPHFLGDGVRRAFEARTAKPPQYGYSTDALVGRRQMLQIAHDTLTNQSSRTEYDRALSEDRDAALTLDVAWDKVPGVLCTLQEAGEAQAVLAIGEHLLEDRPPKRFKQDVVLTMALAYVDISRDAMAASPPDVICCCEVLERALKLLQEDGAINLAPDLLSQIDETLEEITPRCVLEFLALPLDEKHQSKRQEGLRGVRNILWSVGRGGIATVGGGFSREAYMNEAFLQMTSAEQMDFFSKTPNSIPPEWFEIYSVALANVAQAIVSKRPELIMVADDLFEQLQKFNIGSQYAYGNEMDLALERALCSLLVGDISNCRTWLAIDNESSPHRDPKIVEFIVNNSSIDHQENDLLPGLCKLLETWLVSEVFPRSRDTRGMQFTLGDYYDDPKVLSYLEMMEGGGASHLAAAAAIAKLGAQATAALGTVKSSAIQAFNKIFPLIEQLDRSAMENPNDGLEESVNKFDQKNIMGFDILDSKNAFLKIVSASALFALLTVIGMKYLPRKKALLPAIRSEHESVAVANVVDSVDDDEPDEPIQIPKMDAKLAEDIVRKWQSIKSKALGSDHSVASLQEVLDGNMLKVWTDRAAEIERKGWFWDYTLSNVAIDSITVSLDGRRATVEATIEEAGQLTDATDPRNDDLYDTKYTTRYEMAFTGPGGWKITEGAVLKSS